A single region of the Metarhizium brunneum chromosome 6, complete sequence genome encodes:
- the lovD_1 gene encoding Monacolin J acid methylbutanoyltransferase: MDHTQPFESAISGGILPCVALLARRLDNSDVLSTYLGPKSIAAADPDPIDANTIFTLASITKLATTVAALQLVERGLIQLDDDVAELLPVLCRQKIISGFDDQGQPVLQDRKSPITLRHLLTHSSGAGYTFLDAGEKLRQYHRFHGTPPNHGPTVESRFGVPLLYQPGEGWAYGAGIDWAGRLVEQLSGQSLEAYFTEHIWKPLGASGTFTFFPGAQGRAGMASRGPGGPDKLAPVPGGLGLNAGVEACFGGQGGHGRADDVLKLLHSLLANDGRLLRPQTADAMFRGQLSPASKAALKQSLEGSAWAVGDYYPGEEYDWGLGGLLIEKAGDGAPYARGANTLTWSGAPNLFWFIDRANGLCGLFVTQLLPPGDAGATDAIREFQKVAYQKNKTQG; this comes from the exons ATGGACCACACGCAGCCCTTCGAGTCCGCCATCAGCGGCGGCATCCTGCCCTGCGTGGCGCTTCTCGCCAGGCGTCTCGACA ACTCGGACGTGCTTTCGACCTATCTGGGGCCGAAAtccatcgccgccgcagacCCGGACCCCATCGACGCCAACACCATCTTCACCCTAGcttccatcaccaagctGGCCACGACGGTCGCCGCCCTCCAGCTCGTGGAGCGCGGCCTCATCCAGCTAGACGACGACGTGGCCGAACTTCTCCCCGTCCTGTGCCGGCAAAAAATCATCTCGGGGTTCGACGACCAGGGCCAGCCCGTGCTACAAGACCGCAAGAGCCCCATCACCCTCCGGCACCTGCTGACGCACTCGTCCGGCGCCGGATACACCTTCCTAGACGCGGGCGAGAAGCTGCGCCAGTACCACCGCTTCCACGGCACGCCGCCCAACCACGGCCCGACCGTCGAGTCCCGCTTCGGCGTCCCGCTGCTGTACCAGCCCGGCGAGGGGTGGGCGTACGGCGCCGGCATCGACTGGGCCGGCCGGCTCGTCGAGCAGCTCAGCGGCCAGTCGCTGGAGGCCTACTTCACCGAGCACATCTGGAAGCCGCTCGGGGCCTCGGGCACGTTCACCTTCTTCCCCGGCGCGCAGGGACGCGCGGGCATGGCGTCCCGCGGGCCGGGGGGGCCGGACAAGCTGGCGCCGGTGCCGGGCGGGCTCGGCCTCAACGCCGGCGTGGAGGCGTGCTTCGGCGGGCAGGGCGGCCACGGCAGGGCCGACGACGTCCTGAAGCTGCTGCACTCGCTGCTCGCCAACGACgggcggctgctgcggccgcaGACCGCGGACGCCATGTTCCGCGGGCAGCTGTCGCCCGCGAGCAAGGCCGCCTTGAAGCAGTCCCTCGAGGGGTCGGCGTGGGCCGTCGGCGACTACTACCCCGGCGAGGAGTACGACTGGGGGCTCGGGGGCTTGCTGATCGAGAAGGCTGGCGACGGTGCGCCCTACGCGCGGGGCGCCAACACGCTCACGTGGAGCGGTGCGCCGAATTTGTTCTGG TTTATCGACCGAGCGAACGGGCTCTGTGGGCTGTTTGTGACGCAGCTGCTCCCGCCGGGTGATGCCGGCGCGACGGATGCCATTCGGGAGTTCCAAAAGGTCGCGTACCAGAAGAACAAGACCCAAGGTTGA